The following coding sequences lie in one Candidatus Zixiibacteriota bacterium genomic window:
- the waaF gene encoding lipopolysaccharide heptosyltransferase II yields the protein MIGAAAKILVAQTSFLGDTVLTVPLLAELRRRFPAARLALLCTGQGAELLAGHPDIDEIIVDDKRRADRGLRGLLRKAAELRARGFDLAVTPHKSLRTALLLYLARIPRRAGFRQSRGWFLFNLRTDRDPARHDVERNLSVVRALGVPPEDCGRTLRLPSSPADVAAAGELLRAAGVDDGKPIIGLNPGSVWPTKKWPAQSFARLAELLKLEMDCEIVVFGGPEDAAVAAEIQAACAARVTSLAGKTSLRLLSAALGGCRLLVTNDSGPMHIAVARGIPVVAIFCATTPALGFYPYSARAIVVEKKLPCRPCGSHGGRRCPLGTEDCSRLIPPEAVLAAARELLRDGAEGAAGYAPRVVSL from the coding sequence ATGATCGGCGCGGCGGCCAAGATCCTGGTGGCGCAGACCAGCTTTCTCGGAGATACCGTTCTCACGGTTCCTCTGCTCGCCGAGCTGCGGCGTCGGTTTCCCGCCGCCCGCCTGGCGCTTTTGTGCACCGGCCAGGGGGCGGAGCTGCTCGCGGGCCATCCGGACATCGACGAGATCATCGTCGACGACAAGCGGCGCGCGGACCGCGGCTTGCGCGGCCTGTTGCGCAAGGCGGCGGAGCTCCGCGCGCGGGGCTTCGATCTCGCGGTCACACCGCACAAGTCTTTGCGCACGGCGCTCCTGCTCTATCTGGCGCGGATTCCGCGCCGCGCCGGCTTTCGTCAGAGCCGCGGCTGGTTTCTGTTCAACCTCAGGACGGACAGGGACCCGGCTCGTCACGACGTGGAGCGTAATCTCTCCGTGGTGCGGGCGCTGGGCGTGCCGCCGGAGGACTGCGGGCGGACGCTGCGACTGCCGTCGAGCCCCGCGGATGTGGCCGCTGCGGGAGAGCTGCTGCGGGCGGCGGGCGTCGACGACGGCAAGCCGATCATCGGCCTCAACCCGGGGTCGGTGTGGCCGACCAAGAAATGGCCGGCGCAGAGCTTCGCGCGGCTGGCCGAGTTGCTCAAGCTGGAGATGGACTGCGAGATCGTCGTTTTCGGCGGCCCCGAGGACGCGGCCGTCGCGGCCGAGATCCAGGCCGCGTGCGCGGCCCGCGTGACGAGCCTCGCGGGGAAAACGTCGCTTCGCCTGCTCAGCGCGGCGTTGGGAGGCTGCAGGCTGCTCGTGACCAACGACAGCGGTCCGATGCATATCGCGGTGGCCCGCGGGATTCCGGTGGTGGCGATCTTTTGCGCGACGACCCCGGCGCTCGGCTTTTACCCTTACAGCGCGCGGGCGATCGTCGTCGAGAAAAAGCTTCCCTGCAGGCCCTGCGGCTCGCACGGCGGCCGGCGCTGCCCGCTCGGGACCGAGGACTGCAGCCGTCTCATCCCGCCGGAAGCCGTGCTCGCGGCGGCCAGGGAGCTCCTTCGCGACGGCGCGGAAGGCGCCGCCGGTTACGCGCCGCGGGTGGTCTCGTTGTGA
- a CDS encoding Trm112 family protein has translation MGISKELLEILACPKCKGEIRLNDAGDGLICDACRLMYPIKDDIPVMLIDEAIPLQR, from the coding sequence ATGGGAATCAGCAAGGAGCTGCTGGAAATTCTGGCCTGTCCGAAGTGCAAGGGGGAGATCCGTCTCAACGACGCGGGCGACGGTTTGATCTGCGACGCCTGCCGCCTGATGTATCCGATCAAGGACGACATTCCCGTGATGCTGATCGACGAGGCGATCCCGCTGCAGCGATGA
- a CDS encoding VOC family protein gives MTDCSEEDIGNILLLEHVNLQVPDQSLATLFYVVGLGLTRDPFLNVGLENMWVNAGEQQFHLPTRRAQVLQGRIGLVFPELDGLKRRLASVGERLKGTRFAWAEGEGRVSVTCPWGNRFECHAAGAEFDDMALGIPWVEFRVAVGNAAGIARFYERVLGAKCALDSGRGGDVARVRIGRNQQLVFTEADGPPGAYDGHHIAIYVANFSGPYGFLKERGLISEDVRNHQFRFQEIVDPESGKALFTVEHEVRSLRHPMFHRALVLRNPEQTTRSYRRGHDRLVPFR, from the coding sequence ATGACGGACTGTTCCGAAGAAGATATCGGCAACATCCTTCTGCTCGAGCACGTCAACCTTCAGGTGCCGGACCAGTCCCTGGCGACGCTCTTCTACGTCGTCGGCCTCGGACTGACGCGGGACCCGTTTCTCAACGTCGGGCTGGAAAACATGTGGGTGAACGCGGGCGAGCAGCAATTTCACCTGCCGACGCGGCGGGCTCAGGTGCTCCAGGGGCGGATCGGGCTCGTTTTCCCGGAGCTCGACGGCCTCAAACGCCGGCTCGCTTCGGTGGGCGAGCGATTGAAAGGGACCCGTTTCGCATGGGCCGAAGGCGAGGGCCGCGTGTCGGTCACCTGCCCGTGGGGAAACCGCTTCGAGTGCCACGCCGCAGGCGCGGAGTTCGACGACATGGCGCTCGGAATCCCGTGGGTGGAGTTCCGCGTGGCGGTCGGCAACGCCGCGGGGATCGCCCGCTTTTACGAACGCGTGTTGGGTGCGAAGTGCGCGCTCGACAGCGGTCGCGGAGGGGACGTGGCGCGCGTTCGAATCGGCCGCAACCAGCAGCTGGTCTTTACCGAAGCCGACGGGCCGCCCGGGGCTTACGACGGCCACCACATCGCGATCTACGTGGCGAACTTCTCGGGACCCTACGGCTTCCTGAAGGAGCGGGGGCTCATCTCCGAGGACGTGCGCAACCATCAGTTCCGGTTCCAGGAGATCGTGGACCCGGAGAGCGGAAAGGCGCTCTTCACGGTCGAGCACGAGGTTCGAAGCCTGCGTCATCCCATGTTTCACCGCGCTCTCGTCCTCCGAAACCCGGAACAGACCACGCGAAGCTACCGCCGCGGGCACGATCGCCTGGTGCCCTTCCGGTGA
- the lpxK gene encoding tetraacyldisaccharide 4'-kinase, with translation MTAQWVRHLWNRDGVAWRLLGLALLPFALAYRTAVQARNLTYAAGWRKGMRLDRPVISVGNLTVGGTGKTPACIWLARELERRGYRVGVLSRGYRRKSREVVVLSGGGRPPAGADGAAEVDLAGDEPAMMARLHGCRVAVGADRYESARVLLAREPVDVFILDDGFQHRRLARDVDVLLLGSDTDGRLLPVGPFREPVGSLRRADYYLVTGGAQRWKRRLPSGEERRWFEARLQPRALIAGDGQGWKEFPLSLLYRSKIVAVSGIGNPEGFYRTIQEWEGEIVEAVEFEDHHAYSAADWQRINRLARNCDLIVTTEKDLLKLLRFPFARYQLLALRMALAVDEGERLVQAIVDRIGRRGEAS, from the coding sequence ATGACCGCGCAGTGGGTCAGACATTTGTGGAATCGCGACGGCGTCGCCTGGAGGCTTCTGGGGCTGGCGTTGCTGCCCTTCGCCCTCGCCTACCGGACCGCGGTGCAGGCGCGCAACCTGACGTACGCGGCCGGATGGCGCAAAGGCATGCGGCTGGACAGGCCGGTGATCAGCGTCGGCAATCTCACCGTCGGAGGCACGGGCAAGACGCCCGCCTGCATCTGGCTGGCCCGCGAGCTCGAGCGGCGCGGCTACCGTGTGGGCGTGCTCAGCCGCGGATACAGGCGAAAGAGCCGGGAAGTCGTGGTCCTGAGCGGCGGTGGCCGACCGCCTGCGGGGGCGGACGGCGCTGCGGAGGTCGATCTCGCCGGAGACGAGCCGGCGATGATGGCGCGCCTGCACGGCTGCCGCGTGGCCGTGGGCGCCGATCGTTACGAAAGCGCACGCGTGCTTCTCGCCAGAGAACCGGTCGACGTTTTCATCCTCGACGACGGCTTCCAGCACCGCCGGCTGGCGCGCGACGTCGATGTGCTGTTGCTCGGCTCGGACACCGATGGGCGCCTGCTCCCCGTCGGGCCGTTCCGGGAGCCGGTCGGCTCGCTTCGGCGGGCGGACTACTATCTGGTGACCGGCGGGGCGCAGCGCTGGAAGCGGCGGCTTCCGTCGGGCGAGGAGCGGCGCTGGTTCGAGGCCCGGCTTCAACCGCGCGCGTTGATCGCCGGCGACGGGCAGGGCTGGAAGGAGTTTCCGCTCAGCCTCCTCTACCGGAGCAAGATCGTGGCGGTGAGCGGGATCGGCAACCCCGAAGGGTTCTACCGCACGATCCAGGAATGGGAAGGCGAGATCGTCGAGGCCGTCGAGTTCGAGGATCATCATGCCTACTCGGCGGCGGACTGGCAGCGAATCAACCGGCTGGCGCGCAACTGCGACCTGATCGTGACCACCGAGAAGGACCTCCTGAAGCTGCTGCGCTTCCCGTTCGCGCGATACCAGCTGCTGGCTCTGCGGATGGCGCTTGCGGTCGACGAGGGAGAGCGGCTCGTGCAGGCGATCGTCGATCGGATCGGGCGCCGGGGAGAGGCGTCATGA
- a CDS encoding 3-deoxy-D-manno-octulosonic acid transferase, translated as MRSAYPIYNTVWAAALAAAAPLAPLLLLSGPRFRAGALQRLGWYPALPAGGKKRPIWIHAASVGEVTGTRELTARLKKEFPGRPIVLSAFTHTGHLTARRDPHADMVVYPPLDLVWIVRSALARFDPAALVVIETEIWPNLLREARRRGIPALLLSGRISTRSVRGYARWGRLFREALSCFNALGMQSREDAERIVRLGAEPSRVSVTGSLKLAAASPTRTPRAEGGRLWVAGSTHRGEEEIVLRAFASLKRSFPDLRMALAPRHPERFAEVEKLIGAEGLDFDRKSRLDGRLTGAKDVTLVDTLGDLVDLYAAADVAFVGGSLVAAGGHNLLEPARCRKPVLFGPHTEHFAEIAARLKEAGGGIEIRGEHDLAREIGALLADAELCRSVGERAYGAASQDPEVLDRSVALLARYLETGAA; from the coding sequence GTGCGTTCCGCTTATCCGATTTACAACACGGTCTGGGCGGCAGCATTGGCCGCCGCCGCGCCGCTCGCGCCACTGCTTCTGCTTTCAGGCCCGCGGTTTCGCGCCGGAGCGCTGCAGCGCCTGGGATGGTATCCGGCGCTGCCGGCCGGAGGAAAAAAGCGGCCGATCTGGATTCACGCCGCGTCGGTCGGAGAAGTGACCGGGACGCGGGAGCTGACCGCGCGCCTCAAGAAGGAATTTCCCGGCCGGCCGATCGTGCTTTCCGCCTTCACTCACACGGGTCATCTGACCGCGCGCAGGGATCCGCATGCCGACATGGTGGTCTATCCGCCGCTCGATCTGGTGTGGATCGTTCGCTCGGCTCTCGCCAGGTTCGATCCGGCGGCCCTGGTCGTCATCGAGACCGAGATCTGGCCGAACCTGCTGCGCGAGGCGCGGCGGCGCGGCATCCCGGCGTTGCTCCTGAGCGGGCGGATCTCCACGCGATCGGTTCGCGGCTACGCGCGCTGGGGGCGGCTGTTCCGGGAGGCGCTTTCCTGTTTCAATGCGCTGGGAATGCAGTCGCGGGAAGACGCGGAGCGGATCGTGCGGCTGGGGGCCGAGCCGAGCCGTGTGTCGGTGACCGGGAGCCTGAAGCTGGCGGCGGCATCTCCGACGCGGACCCCGCGCGCCGAGGGCGGCAGGCTCTGGGTGGCGGGCAGCACGCACCGCGGGGAGGAAGAGATCGTGCTGCGGGCTTTCGCGTCTCTCAAACGGAGCTTTCCGGATCTCCGGATGGCGCTCGCGCCACGCCATCCCGAGCGTTTCGCCGAGGTGGAAAAACTCATCGGCGCCGAGGGGCTCGACTTCGACAGGAAGAGCCGGCTGGACGGACGGCTCACGGGAGCCAAGGACGTGACGCTGGTCGACACGCTCGGCGACCTCGTCGATCTCTATGCCGCGGCGGATGTGGCGTTCGTGGGCGGGAGCCTGGTCGCGGCGGGCGGTCACAACCTGCTCGAGCCGGCGCGCTGCCGCAAGCCGGTGCTGTTCGGTCCGCACACGGAGCATTTCGCGGAGATCGCGGCGCGCCTGAAGGAGGCCGGCGGCGGCATCGAGATCCGGGGAGAGCACGATCTCGCCCGGGAGATCGGAGCGCTGCTCGCCGACGCCGAGCTTTGCCGCAGCGTCGGCGAGAGGGCCTATGGGGCGGCCTCGCAGGATCCCGAGGTGCTCGACCGCAGCGTGGCTTTGCTGGCAAGATATCTCGAGACTGGGGCGGCCTGA
- a CDS encoding ABC transporter transmembrane domain-containing protein — MKLYSRLLFFLKPYVWPYFILSMVCMLGYSATEGAIPFLVQRVTDDVFGRKDPAMLSVVPGLVVAVFVFRGLVNFGQSYLGDYVGLRIVNDIRNAMNERMQFLPVSFFHQHPTGTLISRVNSDVLLLRFALTDAVASFIRDSASLAVLIVVAFVKDWVLASIAFVVFPASVLPVMRFSRKIKRFTRRGQISTGNLTALLQESIQGNRIVKAFGMEEYEIRRFADENLRVFKESLRASRVKSLVTPAMEVLASVAIAAIIWYGGWSVIVGGRTQGDFYAFMTAMFLLYQPFKGLTRTYTAVHQGMAAAERVFEVLDVVPAVRDKPHAKEAAPFAREIEFQNVHFRYDSTPVLKNINLKIRAGEMVAVVGVSGVGKSTLADLIPRFYDVTAGSIKIDGVDIRDVTLRSLRSQIGIVTQHTFLFNDTVRNNIAYGRPDLAIEAVVAAAKAAHAHEFVCALPNGYDTRIGELGLQLSGGQRQRLAIARALLKDAPILILDEATSALDSESEKLVQEALDALVSKRTTLVIAHRLSTIRKAHRIVVLVDGTIAEEGTHEELIARRGEYSRLYSLQLLEEEASAGRASLH; from the coding sequence ATGAAGCTCTATTCCAGGCTCCTCTTTTTTCTCAAGCCCTACGTGTGGCCCTATTTCATCCTGAGCATGGTCTGCATGCTGGGCTACAGCGCGACGGAAGGGGCGATCCCCTTCCTGGTGCAGAGGGTCACGGACGACGTGTTCGGACGCAAGGACCCAGCCATGCTTTCCGTCGTGCCGGGCCTGGTGGTGGCGGTGTTCGTCTTCCGCGGGCTGGTCAACTTCGGCCAGAGCTATCTCGGGGACTACGTCGGCCTCAGGATCGTCAACGACATCCGCAACGCCATGAACGAGCGAATGCAGTTCCTGCCGGTGTCGTTTTTCCACCAGCATCCCACGGGGACGTTGATCTCCCGGGTCAACAGCGACGTCCTGTTGCTGCGCTTCGCGCTGACGGACGCCGTCGCCTCGTTCATCCGCGACTCCGCGTCGCTGGCGGTGCTGATCGTGGTCGCTTTCGTCAAGGACTGGGTTCTGGCGTCGATCGCGTTCGTGGTCTTCCCCGCGTCGGTGCTCCCGGTCATGCGCTTCAGCCGGAAGATCAAGCGCTTCACGCGCCGCGGCCAGATCAGCACGGGGAACCTCACCGCGCTGCTGCAGGAGAGCATTCAAGGCAACCGGATCGTCAAGGCCTTCGGCATGGAGGAGTACGAGATCCGGAGGTTCGCCGACGAAAACTTGCGGGTCTTCAAGGAATCGCTGCGCGCCAGCCGGGTGAAATCGCTGGTGACCCCGGCGATGGAGGTGCTGGCGTCCGTCGCGATCGCCGCGATCATCTGGTACGGCGGCTGGAGCGTCATCGTCGGCGGGCGAACCCAGGGCGACTTCTACGCGTTCATGACGGCGATGTTCCTGCTGTACCAGCCGTTCAAGGGGCTCACGCGGACGTACACGGCGGTGCACCAGGGAATGGCGGCGGCGGAGCGGGTCTTCGAGGTGCTCGACGTCGTGCCGGCGGTGCGGGACAAGCCGCACGCGAAGGAAGCAGCGCCCTTTGCGCGCGAGATCGAGTTCCAGAACGTGCACTTCCGCTACGACTCGACACCGGTCTTGAAGAACATCAACCTCAAGATCCGGGCGGGCGAGATGGTGGCCGTCGTCGGGGTGAGCGGCGTCGGCAAGAGCACGCTCGCCGACCTGATTCCCCGCTTTTACGACGTGACGGCGGGCAGCATCAAGATCGACGGCGTGGACATCCGCGACGTGACGCTCAGGTCGCTGCGGTCGCAGATCGGCATCGTCACGCAGCACACGTTCCTGTTCAACGACACCGTGCGCAACAACATCGCCTACGGGCGCCCCGACCTGGCGATCGAGGCGGTGGTCGCGGCGGCCAAGGCGGCGCACGCGCACGAGTTCGTCTGCGCCCTGCCGAACGGCTACGACACCCGGATCGGGGAGCTCGGGCTGCAGCTGTCGGGCGGGCAACGGCAGCGGCTGGCGATCGCCCGGGCGCTGCTCAAGGACGCTCCCATTCTGATTCTGGACGAAGCGACCTCGGCGCTGGATTCCGAGTCCGAGAAGCTCGTGCAGGAGGCGCTGGACGCCCTCGTGAGCAAGCGGACCACGCTGGTGATCGCGCACCGGCTTTCCACGATCCGCAAGGCCCACCGGATCGTGGTGCTGGTCGACGGCACGATCGCCGAGGAGGGAACGCACGAGGAGCTGATCGCGCGCCGGGGGGAATACAGCCGCCTCTACAGCCTGCAGCTTCTCGAGGAGGAAGCTTCGGCCGGCCGCGCCTCGCTGCACTAG
- the lpxB gene encoding lipid-A-disaccharide synthase → MASRARRIMLVVGEASGDMHGAGVVRAIHERDPAVEIFGIGGEQLGKTRFEALENAERLAGMGLVELAGKLGSIWAALRAARQALRRRRPDLLLLIDFPEFNLRLARLAKKLGIPVLYYIAPQVWAWRKGRARKIARLVDAMAVVFPFEVGLYGVHGANVSFVGHPLLDLVEAKKERATVLESMGLDPETPTIGLMPGSRRNEVDYHLPVFLEAAARYRSEREVQFFCVRATTVERPRLDELLGRCPLRVPVVEEERYEALNAADLVWAASGTATLEAALLLKPTVIVYRLAWPTYWLARLLVDVEHVGLVNIVAGERVAPELIQGQLTPEALVRESRRFLDDPQVRRSTIEKLRGLKAKLGAPGAARRVAGLAFELMEPARGRGEAFAT, encoded by the coding sequence ATGGCGTCGCGGGCCAGACGGATCATGCTGGTGGTGGGCGAGGCGTCGGGGGACATGCACGGCGCGGGAGTGGTGCGGGCGATCCACGAGCGCGACCCGGCCGTCGAGATCTTCGGCATCGGGGGGGAGCAGCTGGGCAAGACGCGTTTCGAGGCGCTCGAGAACGCGGAACGGTTGGCCGGGATGGGGCTGGTCGAGCTGGCCGGGAAGCTCGGGAGCATCTGGGCGGCGCTGCGCGCCGCGCGGCAGGCGCTGCGCCGGCGGCGGCCGGACCTGCTCCTTCTGATCGACTTTCCGGAATTCAATCTGCGGCTGGCAAGGCTCGCGAAAAAGCTCGGCATCCCGGTGCTCTACTACATCGCGCCGCAGGTGTGGGCGTGGCGCAAGGGGCGCGCGCGGAAGATCGCGCGGCTCGTCGACGCGATGGCGGTGGTTTTCCCGTTCGAGGTGGGGCTGTACGGCGTTCACGGAGCGAACGTGAGCTTCGTCGGCCATCCGCTGCTCGACCTCGTCGAGGCGAAAAAGGAGCGGGCGACCGTGCTGGAGAGCATGGGGCTCGACCCCGAAACGCCGACGATCGGGCTGATGCCAGGAAGCCGGCGCAACGAGGTCGACTACCACCTGCCGGTCTTTCTCGAGGCTGCGGCACGCTACCGAAGCGAGCGTGAGGTTCAGTTCTTCTGCGTCCGCGCGACCACGGTGGAGCGCCCGCGGCTCGACGAGCTCCTGGGGCGCTGCCCGCTGCGCGTGCCGGTCGTCGAAGAGGAGCGCTACGAAGCGCTCAACGCCGCGGATCTCGTCTGGGCGGCGTCGGGCACGGCGACGCTCGAAGCGGCGCTTCTCCTCAAGCCGACCGTCATCGTCTACCGCCTGGCGTGGCCGACCTACTGGCTGGCGCGGCTGCTGGTCGACGTCGAGCACGTCGGGCTCGTCAACATCGTCGCCGGAGAGCGGGTGGCGCCGGAGCTGATCCAGGGCCAGTTGACGCCGGAAGCGCTGGTGCGGGAAAGCCGCCGGTTCCTGGACGATCCGCAAGTCCGTCGAAGCACGATCGAGAAATTGCGCGGGCTGAAAGCGAAGCTCGGTGCGCCCGGCGCGGCCCGGCGGGTCGCCGGCCTCGCCTTCGAGCTGATGGAGCCGGCGCGCGGCCGGGGCGAGGCGTTCGCGACATGA
- a CDS encoding Gfo/Idh/MocA family oxidoreductase has translation MDERIAVGVVGVGYLGKFHAEKYARSPKARLVGVADIDEERCREIASRLKTAAFTDYRELLGRVQCVSIAVPTREHRRVATDFLKAGVDVLVEKPLAATVEEGRALVDLAAAGSRILQVGHLERFNPAIRRLEGVIREPRFVECHRLAPFIDRGTDVDVVLDLMIHDIDVIASLVGSAVERVEAVGVPVLTDKPDIANARIAFASGCIANVTASRVSMKRERKVRFFQPDAYISIDYDRRRAQIFRKPPPGGGWLDIRGEEVEFQEGDALADEIDSFLDCVRERKAPVVSGVDGVRALEIASMISAQL, from the coding sequence ATGGATGAACGGATCGCCGTCGGGGTTGTCGGGGTGGGTTACCTGGGGAAATTCCACGCCGAAAAGTACGCCCGGTCACCCAAAGCGCGGCTGGTGGGGGTGGCGGACATCGATGAGGAGCGGTGCCGCGAGATCGCTTCCCGTCTCAAAACGGCGGCCTTCACCGACTATCGCGAGCTGCTTGGCCGGGTGCAGTGCGTCAGCATCGCGGTGCCGACGCGGGAGCACCGGCGGGTGGCGACCGATTTCCTGAAGGCGGGAGTGGACGTGCTGGTCGAAAAGCCGCTGGCGGCGACGGTCGAAGAGGGGCGGGCGCTGGTGGACCTGGCGGCGGCGGGAAGCCGGATTCTTCAGGTGGGGCACCTCGAGCGGTTCAACCCGGCGATCCGCCGGCTCGAAGGGGTGATCCGCGAACCGAGGTTCGTCGAGTGCCACCGACTGGCGCCTTTCATCGACCGCGGCACGGACGTCGACGTCGTGCTCGATCTCATGATCCACGACATCGACGTGATCGCGAGCCTCGTCGGGTCGGCGGTCGAACGGGTCGAGGCGGTCGGGGTTCCGGTGCTGACCGACAAGCCGGACATCGCGAACGCGCGCATCGCGTTCGCGAGCGGCTGCATCGCCAACGTCACCGCGAGTCGGGTTTCCATGAAACGCGAGCGCAAGGTGCGCTTCTTCCAGCCGGACGCCTACATCTCGATCGACTACGATCGGCGGCGGGCACAGATCTTTCGCAAGCCGCCGCCCGGAGGCGGCTGGCTCGACATCCGGGGCGAGGAGGTCGAGTTCCAGGAGGGCGACGCGCTGGCGGACGAGATCGATTCGTTCCTGGACTGTGTCCGGGAACGAAAGGCTCCGGTGGTGAGCGGCGTGGACGGGGTGCGGGCGCTGGAAATCGCGTCGATGATCAGCGCCCAGCTTTGA
- the lpxI gene encoding UDP-2,3-diacylglucosamine diphosphatase LpxI (LpxI, functionally equivalent to LpxH, replaces it in LPS biosynthesis in a minority of bacteria.), with translation MRRLGLIAGNGRFPLIFAREAKREGFELVAVAHRGETAEEIERIVGDVTWVYVGQLGKIIRVLRRAGVAEAVFAGGIRKARLFDNFRPDLRGAAFLARMRRRDDDALLRGVAAELEGEGIRVVDSTLCLSHSLAGAGVLTRRRPTEAQWADIRLGFRAAKEIGRLGIGQTVVVKKQVVVAVEAVEGTDAAIERGGELAGAGCVVVKTSKPGQDLRFDVPVAGVETIHCLRRSRAAALAVEAGKTLLLEKEQVIREADAAGIAVIGVAE, from the coding sequence GTGAGACGACTGGGTTTGATTGCAGGGAACGGCAGGTTCCCGTTGATCTTCGCGCGCGAGGCGAAGCGCGAGGGCTTCGAGCTGGTCGCGGTGGCGCACCGGGGTGAGACCGCGGAGGAGATCGAGCGGATCGTCGGCGACGTCACGTGGGTCTACGTCGGCCAGCTCGGCAAGATCATCCGCGTGCTGCGGCGCGCGGGAGTGGCCGAGGCGGTTTTTGCCGGCGGGATTCGCAAGGCGCGGCTGTTCGACAATTTCCGGCCCGATCTGCGCGGCGCGGCCTTTCTGGCGCGGATGCGGCGGCGCGACGACGACGCCCTGCTGCGGGGAGTCGCGGCCGAGCTCGAGGGCGAAGGGATCCGCGTGGTGGACTCCACGCTCTGTCTCTCGCACAGCCTTGCCGGCGCAGGGGTGCTCACGCGGCGCCGCCCCACCGAAGCGCAGTGGGCGGACATCAGGCTCGGGTTTCGCGCCGCCAAGGAAATCGGGCGCCTGGGAATCGGCCAGACCGTGGTGGTCAAGAAGCAGGTGGTGGTCGCCGTCGAGGCGGTGGAGGGAACCGATGCCGCCATCGAGCGCGGGGGCGAGCTCGCCGGGGCGGGTTGCGTGGTGGTGAAGACGAGCAAGCCCGGACAGGACCTACGTTTCGACGTACCGGTCGCCGGGGTCGAGACGATCCATTGCCTGCGGCGCTCGCGCGCGGCGGCGCTGGCAGTAGAAGCCGGCAAGACGCTGCTCCTCGAAAAAGAGCAGGTGATCCGGGAGGCGGATGCGGCCGGCATTGCAGTCATCGGCGTGGCCGAGTAG
- the lpxA gene encoding acyl-ACP--UDP-N-acetylglucosamine O-acyltransferase — protein MARIHQTAIVDPRAELDPDVEIGAYSIIGPDVKIGRGTKVKPHVVIEGRTTIGEGNVIFPYATVGLAPQDLKYKGEPSELIIGNYNTLREFVSVNPGTAAGGMVTRVGDHNLLMMYCHIAHDCLLGNHNIVANGATLGGHVVIEDYVIVGGLVGIHQFSRIGTGAIVGAGSMVSKDVPPYCNATGDRARLHGLNIEGLRRRRFTREQIDALKKAYRIIFKSKLKTKDALERVRREVPQTPEIETLVRFIASSQRGICR, from the coding sequence ATGGCCAGGATTCACCAGACGGCGATTGTCGACCCGCGCGCGGAGCTGGACCCGGACGTCGAGATCGGAGCCTATTCGATCATCGGGCCCGATGTGAAGATCGGGCGGGGCACCAAGGTGAAGCCGCACGTGGTGATCGAGGGGCGCACCACGATCGGCGAGGGCAACGTGATCTTCCCGTACGCGACCGTCGGATTGGCGCCGCAGGACCTCAAGTACAAGGGCGAGCCGAGCGAGCTGATTATCGGCAACTACAACACTCTGCGCGAGTTCGTATCCGTCAATCCCGGGACCGCGGCCGGCGGGATGGTGACCCGCGTGGGCGATCATAACCTCCTGATGATGTACTGCCACATCGCCCACGACTGCCTGCTCGGAAATCACAACATCGTGGCCAACGGGGCGACGCTCGGGGGGCACGTGGTGATCGAGGACTACGTCATCGTGGGCGGCCTGGTCGGGATTCACCAGTTCTCGCGCATCGGGACGGGGGCCATCGTGGGGGCGGGGTCGATGGTTTCGAAGGACGTTCCGCCCTACTGCAACGCGACCGGAGACAGAGCGAGGCTGCACGGCCTGAACATCGAAGGACTGCGGCGGCGCCGCTTCACGAGAGAGCAGATCGACGCGCTCAAGAAGGCGTACCGAATCATCTTCAAGTCGAAGCTCAAGACGAAGGACGCTCTGGAAAGGGTCAGGCGCGAGGTTCCGCAGACGCCCGAGATCGAGACGTTGGTCCGCTTCATCGCCTCCTCCCAGCGGGGGATCTGCCGGTAG
- the fabZ gene encoding 3-hydroxyacyl-ACP dehydratase FabZ, whose protein sequence is MLDVKQILRYLPHRYPFLLVDRIVEIHGEEKIVGIKNVSFNESFFQGHFPGRPVMPGVLICEAMAQVGALFAHQARGPAEDNKVFVLTGLDNVKFKKPVEPGDQLRLELTCLKRRGSYWKMQGIALVDGKVVAQAEISAMEVDLGQEA, encoded by the coding sequence ATGCTCGACGTCAAGCAGATCCTCAGGTATCTCCCGCACCGCTATCCCTTCCTGCTGGTGGATCGCATCGTCGAAATCCACGGCGAGGAGAAGATCGTGGGGATCAAGAACGTATCGTTCAACGAGAGCTTCTTTCAGGGCCACTTTCCCGGGAGGCCGGTAATGCCCGGGGTGCTGATTTGCGAGGCGATGGCCCAGGTCGGGGCGCTCTTCGCGCATCAGGCGCGCGGTCCGGCGGAGGACAACAAGGTCTTCGTGCTCACCGGGCTGGACAACGTGAAGTTCAAGAAGCCCGTGGAGCCGGGAGACCAGCTGCGGCTGGAGCTGACCTGCCTCAAGCGGCGCGGATCGTACTGGAAGATGCAGGGCATCGCCTTGGTGGACGGCAAGGTCGTCGCACAGGCCGAGATTTCGGCCATGGAAGTCGACCTCGGCCAGGAGGCTTGA